DNA sequence from the Bombus vancouverensis nearcticus chromosome 8, iyBomVanc1_principal, whole genome shotgun sequence genome:
TAATCAGGATGAATTAGTATAGATTCGAGCCCCATTTCAATAGGATGCGCTCCGTCATCATCTCGTTTTAGATTTAAATCCGCGATACGAACCACGTACAAATCTTCGTCATCTGCACAATGccctgcggtcaaaacatgtcTAACCGATATGAGGGAACCTCCGCAATCCCATACTGGTCCCGCATCTGGGTGTGTGTAATTAGGATAACCTAATGCAACCATCCATGGCCAAGCACCTGAAATGCAATAGACATAGTTGTGaacatacataattttttctcgcgTGATGAGTTAGAAATTATTGTTATCCATTGGACATTCGATGATGCAGACTCTCAAATAGAAATTTGATTAAGAGAGAAATTGAATTTTGACTTCAATGGAACAACACTTATTAGTTAATTCTATACAATTTCCACTTTAAATATACTGAACTCTAAAGTTCGAATATGTAATTTCTTCCCGAACACTTTTTCATCGCCATCCGTATCATTACTCGtatgtcgatttttaatttcaagtaaaaacatactctttctaacatgaactaaaaggaggaaataattcaagttaataaacaaAGTTACTACCAATGAAACCgctgtattattatttaaattaattgaaacgtACTTTGATGTGCTGTTTAGTGCCTTTCAATTTCAACCTTCATATTATATCGCTTATTATTGATCGGAAAGGAATAGATAGAACGTACCAAGTTtagcttttttttttcgtggaggaaaccttcagAGGCACCCCGCGccctccggggagagggcgctgggtagtgccgaattcgtaccggctaaaacctccacggtggcctgtcctgatgcctgagtcgagatgcacccgggatctctcccgaattactaccggttgcccccgggcgtctatctctccttctttgtcgaagggaggcgtcctgctcttcttggaccgctgggggggaccacgccccctagcgcctcgctccagctgcgtcatcctggggaccccgtcccctgacgcctcttcctggttcgacGTGGTGAGTGGTCCTGACAGGCGCGTGGGGCCCACTAACTTCTCCgaaattctccgcaccggatcggcgcactggcagctgccgcggacaccgccagctgccatccgtctatgagagaatatcagatccgtcgggattgctcacaggactccgtgggggccaccaacttctccaaaatttccgcaccggatcggcgaactggctagtgtcgcgggcaccggccagccgccacccgactataagaaatatcagatcCATCCGTGTTTCCCAGGGTAGTCCTGTGTCCCGGGGGCTTCTGCCTGCCTCGTGCTCCTTGGATAGTCCCAGAAAAATGGCTTCGGTGCGCCTCCTTCCTCTTCGTCAACGCCTCacggagcggtcacccatcctagaCCGCTCCGTGACCGCTGCTGCTTAATTTTCGTGATAGGCCGGGAACGAGTGTTTCCAGCGCGGCTAACGGCGTTGACGTACCAAGTTTAGCTGGTCTACCACCAACCACCCTAGTATGCGTTACGTTGCTGAAACCACAGTGTGGTGGACGCAAGGGCACATCCGAGGTTGCTATAAAACATTTATAGTGAAAGAAGTTATTATATTTAGAGAATTGACAGTAGAGTGATGAATTAATTCGTCTTCGCTGGTTGTTTCACGATTATCCTGGTTATCACGTTTGTTTTCTACGTGAAGCGAGTCGTTGGAATATTCGCGAAGTTAACGAAGCATTTTTCACAAACAAAACCGGTGAAGAGGCGAATACTTAGGTGGAATTTTCCCATTGACTTCGTGACCATTAACTTCGTGACCATctcgaaaataaaaaatcaaacgTGTTCCTTTCAATTTTATGTGGTCACGCGTGGCTTCGCTTTTTTCACTGATAAAGGCTGTGTGACGAGATCGTACTGCAATCTGTAgtatggaaaaagacaacttaAAGTGCAAACCTTTAGTGCGCCCCGCTTGAACCGATGAATGCAGGACAATTAACCCTTTGAGTGCTATGGACGCATATACGAGTCCAGCGAGAGTCTATCTGTGTGGACTAAGGACCCATATATGTGTTTATCAATATTTTCAACCTCCTTAACGTTTATATAAATCATTGTATTACTTTTTatctttaatatattaaaaaatgtcgaaTAACCTTGAAGAATATACTACAAGAGACGAtagtgaaataaatgaaaattacaatTCATCGGACTCCGAAGAAGATGTGGAAAACTATATAAATAATGGATTAGGTACacgtagaaataaaaatagaaaatggtGTAGAACATTGAGTACGTCTTCGGAGGAGGAAGATCCGCATTTAACTCAAAATATCGAAAACTGTAAACGGACGGAAATGTTCTTGTGGACGAAGAAGAATTTGACGCCCATATTACATATCTTTGACGATGGAAATTCCGGAGTAAAAGTGCATTTGAACGCACAGTCAACACCTTTTGATgctttccaaattttcttctcggAGGAATTGGTCTCTCAAATTACCGAACAGACGAACAACTACTTCAAGTATGTAAAAGATCATATAGCATGTAAAACGAATTCGCGTTTGAACAATTGGCAGAATGCCTCAGTCTGCGAAATGTATGGATTTTTCTGTACTACAATGCTAATGTCGCGGGTAAGGAAACTCTCTTTGAGGGAGTATTGGTCCACCGATGAAATGCTGAAAACCAGTATATTCCGGAAAATAATAGCACGAGACAGGTACATGTTATTATTACATATGTTAAACTTCAATGATCATAACGTAATAAACGATGACCCGATAATAAAAATACGACCAGTAGTCGACAAACTGAAGAAATCCTTTTCACAGTCATTTACACCATATGAAAATCTATGCATCGACGAAAGCCTCGTACTATATAAAGGCAGATGTTATTTCAAGCAGTTTATACCTTCTAAGAGAAGCAGGTTTGGTATCAAGATATTTGTTCTTTGCGACTGTAGAACTAATTACGTATTGGATTTTATCATTTATACTGgaaaaaagacagaaataagtCAAAGTACTTCGACCATTGGGATTTCTGGAAACGTTGTTATGACGCTCCTTCAACCTTACTTTGAGAAGGGTCATACGTTAATTACGGACAATTGGTATACAAGCCCACGTTTATATACTTTGTTACACGAGCACAAAACCAATGCATTCGGAACTGTTCGCAAAAATAGGAGCGAAATGCCCCGTATGGAAGAAAGCTTGAAGAAAGGTGAAATTTGTTaccgatctacgaataatttatTGGCGATGAAATGGCGTGACCAGAAGGATGTCTGGATGCTATCTACTGTACACGCAGCTAGGTTGATTGAAACGGAAAAACGAAACTATCGAACAGGGTTAAAGAAGACCAAACCATCGTGTATTGCAGATTATAACTCTTACATGGGTGCTGTAGACAAAGTTGATATGGTTTTAAGTACACTTAATTCTACAAGGAAAACCATAAAATGGTATAAGAAACTTTTTTTCCGTTTGCTAGATTTAGCAATATACAATGCATATATCCTatataaaaattctactggtacgaaacaaaaatttaatgaatttcATTCGGCGCTGGTAAAAGACACTTTACGGAAATATCCACAAAGTAGAAGCGTAGTGGGAGGCGGTAAAAAAGATTCGAAAGATATACCGTTTCGTTTAACAGAGAGACATTTTCTATCAAAATGTTCAAATCAAACGGACAAGGCACAATTAGCACGAAGAAAATGCGTTGTTTGCGCGAAACATAAAAAACGAAGTGATACGCGATATGAATGCAGAAAATGCGATGTTGGTTTATGTATCGATTGTTTTGAGACTTACCACACCCAAATGAACTTCTAATTTTAGTGGATTTGAATTGCTCAAAGTTTTTAGaaaattgttgagaattgtggatctttgaagccgaaataatgttacaggaacactaaatttacacttggaattaatattagaatagttatatacttatttcatggacgatttcttatatattcatggATACACACTTGCTCGCGTCTCGGCACTTTCTCCTATACTCGACCTATAACCCACTGaatagtttacattcatctgttttcgaaacgccgcgcacacacatacctccACACACCGATACCcgcatacaagtatctctactgcGCATTTAACCCAgcccagcacagaaaattatacatgtccaaacaaaaataattaaacaattttaattttatcaatatacatAAAAGTTTTTATTTTGTGAAATGAATCTGGTGTAGATATAATACGCATGTGATTTAAAActaaatatttctttgtttaaaATATACGTAAAGAACTTTCCATACTTTTTTGTTATATTCATTGGACTCGAATATTTAGATTTATTAACACAATTTCAAGTTTAAATATGTTTtacattttaatgtttttaatagaaTAAGTAATGTTCGAAAATAACTTTCTAGTTTTATTTCATTTGGTGTACAGGAATTACAATTATAACTTAGTTTCGCCATGCGTATTCAATTAACACAATTCACATTAGCAAAAAAGGTATACCGTCTTCAATCATCGCAACCGCTAAGCGCGTGCCGTCCACGCGGATTGCTTTCGCCGGGAGTATCCAGCACTCAAAAGGTTAACGCCAAACATGCGAACAGTATATTGAAGCCAGTCATCGTCCTAAAATAAAAAAGTGACGAATCGAAAAGACGCAGGACTGATAACAATGAATGAATCTAATAAAAGAAACTTGGTTCACACTATGATTCAATGTTTTGCAACAAAGAGCGAAAAACTGTGGCGATTTAGAAAGACTGACAACAATAAAGGAAACcgagttcgtattataaattgaatttgcaTTAGACAGGAAGCACGATCATGTGAAATAGATCGTAGGAATGACAAACATCATCGACATACGTTTCTGTGTAATTTCATGTTTGAAAATTGTTTAGTATAACACTAGAACGATCAAACTCGTCGCAGTGACAAGCttcaaaattttcatttgtGCAAATCGCTAAAAAGCTCCATAGctctttttgtaaaattaacGTTGATTTCTGTTGAGTTAGTAAGACGACTACAAGAAACTTAGGAGAAAGGTACAAATCAGGAAAATCATTAATTTCAGATaacttttaatagaaaaatctgGATACTCGTAAATATTAAACACGTTTCTATAGGTACATAGGAAGATTTATAACAAAATACTCTATATAAATTCAATTCTTATTGTATATTTCGTTCCTACTTACCTCACCACTCCTGAGAATCGTGGATATACTTGTACCAACTTTCGTCGAAGTACCTATTTATACCATCGCCTTGTCATTTCACTTACAATTATCTATTATATAGCATGTTTTATCGCACATTACCGATAGTTGTGCTACTAAAATTTACAAAACAGCAATAGCGTGGTAACAGAAATGAATACTTTCGCGCGTACAACATTACATAAAAGTAACCTTTGCGGTGAAATCTGCTCGTGTTTGCGTGTGCAACTATAATTCATCTTAAAAGTCATTGATTTGTAGGCACCGAATTATCAGAAATCAATCACGTAAATCTTAAGAATCTTCTACTTGTACGCTTGATGGTTAACTAAGAGATGCCACTCAACGATGCCCATTTTTACGAAAATTTCGCAATGCTCCAACAGTGATACTTCACGCTCGCGCTATCATACGTTAACAGTATGTCGTAcctctctgtatataatatatacgcaTTCGAGAGAGAGACTGACACATCGTTACTCTTTTTTCGGGAATCAATCTCTTCTTTGCCATATTCTAGCCACGGATGCTCCGTATTTTCCTACAAATGGAATTCCCTTCGTTGCCACGTTCCCGGAATCGAGCAAATATCTTAGGACGCAACTAATCAGAATATTCTAAGTTATGATTTACCATTATCAGATTTTTTACGTCAGAGGAAATGCCTGTGTCGTTGTCTAACTTAATAGTTACCATTCCACAATCACTCAAAGGAACAATGTTAAGATCGTATAAACCACGATATTCTATCTTACACAAAATTCAGGTCCTTTTATTCCAATCACATGACCATGATAATGTGACATCAATCGCATCTCAACCTACAACAGAAATAAGACATCGAGCTCCGACGTTCGAACACTTTtccacatcataacctacaccaaGCCCCTCAGCATCCTCAAACCAAAAGgcatataagccgagacttcagccagctcgggcagttcttgttctagtTTCTGTTCTTGTTCAGCTCCTTTCTCTCCGGTTCAGTGTCATTCTGTTCTTGTAAGtgctaaatttataataaagttcgataaaagaaaattaatagttgggttacgactcagccttcttttctcttacaaTCCAAGTGTCAATTTTACGTTACAATAATCTTCAATGTAGCTCCtcaatatataatattccaaaATTTATTGGATGTATAGGATGTACGAACCATGAAATTCTAACGCGAGCAATTGAACGCGCAAATAGAGGTCCTCTAGCATCCAGCACGTAATTCCTGTTATTTGTCACCGAGATTCAACAGTTCGATTCATCACGATGCTGCGTACgtgaaaaatatggaaaaaggaagaaaacatCAGGCCAGAAACATTACAGTGtgcatttctttcttttgttttttcctttGAAACATATATGGCGTTAACGATATGTAAACAGGAATTCACTAACTGCCGATATTCCGTTTCATACTCttctaattttgtttatatCAGATTCTCTATTATGATTAGACCGTggatgtttatataaattcgtaGCTTTATTTAACACTAttacagaaatacaattatggaAATTGAACTTGAATAAAACTTTCCTTCATTCAATACAATTAAGTATCATAACTCATTTATTACGTTAATCCttaacaatataaaaaaaaaccttATTTCCAATATCTTTGCACATTATATTCGATGCAATCTGTGTATTTCTACACTTTACATTTACTATAAATGTACAATCTATTTATAACTCATCACAATGGTTTAGTTTAAATTACACGTTCGTAGAATACACGACTTACACTTGTCACCAGAGGGCCATCGATATCAACATAGGGCTAGGCGATATTAATGCTTTCTCACTAGTGGTCACATTGACACTGtttgtttcaataaatataacttCTAACACAAGTTTTTCTATCCCAGTGTCTAAGGTAAAGGtctgctaggtaagccttactgaaGAGTCCCAACTAGCAGATCTCGGACGAAACACTACTTCTTCTCTTCTCCATTTCCTTTATTTGACTACTCTACTTCATCCATCCCCCCTCTGCTTGAGTCATACGGGCAAGATGGACTGACAAAGAAAAAGGAGGAGTTTCGCGATGGAGGACTACCCATGGGCGGTCTTTGGCGCAAGTGCGACGAATCAAACAATGAAGCTGATGAAAATCGCTTCCAAAAAACCTTGAAAGGGACAGGCGGTATAAACCTTTAGACATAAGGGGGTCCGCTAATACTGAACTTTACAGGGTATAGCTGCAAGTAAGATACCAGTAAGGTACTCGCCGTTTCACCGGCTGTGTATGACGACACACTG
Encoded proteins:
- the LOC143303031 gene encoding venom serine protease Bi-VSP-like, translating into MIEDATSDVPLRPPHCGFSNVTHTRVVGGRPAKLGTSTPLAALETLVPGLSRKLSSSGHGAV